One region of Labrus bergylta chromosome 23, fLabBer1.1, whole genome shotgun sequence genomic DNA includes:
- the lrguk gene encoding leucine-rich repeat and guanylate kinase domain-containing protein isoform X3, whose product MEKDGVLTAEMVSSCVSNLGRFSTGLQHSYHHLSLPRQNLSDISILCNYIYLQKLELPHNKIKDLSCVSHMPYLVILDISHNEISNFFGFQPPKNLKEVNFSHNRLTKLKDLSAYSSLTKLDLDYNCLSEIFGLEQCCQLTHLSLAHNKISRISGLEALPLTHLCLRGNQLERIEGLESLKSLQVLDLSMNCITSLSGLQNLHLLGSINLEKNLISEIQECKHIHDLFLLRELNLQGNPVQEQPGYRLAVVFLLQHLTVLDQMKVTVEEKVSSVNKYDPPLDVVAARDHMIHLVYQLMQPQVLYDSTLPSADSPYPMLVLTGPQGCGKRELAHRLCQEFSEYFAYGTCHTTRRPYFGEENGIDYHFVSEEDFQNMILMGKFIQTMQHGGHRYGLTRDAVEDVAREGLACCVHMELEGVFSLKKSCFEPRYILLIPTKVEKYMDQLKSRDLYTQAQIDTAVSRIELYANTNRQRPGFFDNVIPSDDCEEAFQSLKQIVKEYLLLEEQDDGENNRASPDNTSVGHEPEEKLLSPLSRSTPHSAMALDPSHLSYRNYFTKIQAELSPQKSPAELASIARREQLVREAIVGKSPGVYSQLFKSSAQTAQVQNQDPGTRVSEDSSSWDESRASSALSVPSSAGALSNLVEPLDISVLGQALETPKGQTTEDLPPGTDQMDLVASSPSDRRPGSNALPILPPIPTGRKTPAASSPAPSPRPSPNPAGGEGSVQTKMASTESEI is encoded by the exons ATTTATCCTGTGTGAGCCACATGCCCTACCTTGTCATCCTGGATATTTCTCATAATGAAATCTCCAACTTCTTTGGATTCCAGCCACCCAAGAATCTTAAG GAAGTCAATTTTTCCCACAACCGTCTGACAAAACTGAAAGATTTGTCAGCCTACTCATCTCTTACTAAACTGGATCTGGACT ACAACTGTCTTAGTGAGATATTTGGTCTGGAGCAATGTTGCCAGCTCACCCATCTTAGCCTGGCGCACAACAAGATCTCAAGGATCAGTGGACTGGAAGCTCTGCCTCTCACACACCTTTGCTTG AGGGGAAACCAGCTGGAGAGGATAGAAGGGTTGGAGAGTCTGAAGAGTCTGCAGGTTCTTGACCTGTCTATGAACTGTATCACCAGTCTGTCTGGCCTCCAGAATCTCCACCTGCTTGGCTCAATCAATCTGGAGAAAAATCTG ATTAGTGAAATCCAGGAgtgcaaacacattcatgacCTTTTCCTCCTGAGGGAACTCAACCTGCAGGGAAACCCTGTTCAG GAGCAACCAGGTTATAGACTAGCAGTCGTCTTCCTCCTTCAACATCTGACTGTGCTGGACCAAATGAAAGTCACAGTGGAAGAAAAG GTGTCATCAGTAAACAAATATGACCCTCCTTTGGACGTGGTGGCAGCCAGAGACCACATGATCCACCTGGTGTATCAGCTGATGCAGCCTCAGGTGCTCTATGACAG CACTTTGCCCAGTGCAGACTCCCCATACCCCATGCTGGTTCTGACTGGTCCTCAAGGCTGTGGGAAGAGAGAGCTTGCCCACAGACTGTGCCAGGAGTTCAGCGAATACTTCGCCTATGG aACCTGTCACACCACAAGGAGGCCCTACTTTGGAGAGGAGAATGGAATTGATTACCATTTTGTCAGTGAGGAAGATTTTCAGAACATGATACTCATG GGTAAGTTTATCCAGACCATGCAGCACGGGGGTCACAGGTATGGTCTGACCAGAGACGCCGTAGAGGATGTAGCCAGAGAGGGACTCGCCTGCTGTGTGCATATGGAGCTAGAG GGGGTGTTCAGTCTGAAGAAAAGCTGCTTCGAGCCTCGATACATCCTGCTCATCCCCACCAAGGTGGAGAAATACATGGACCAGCTTAAAAGCCGTGATCTGTATACCCAAGCACAGATTGATACGGCTGTGTCACGTATAGAGCTCTATGCCAATACCAACAGGCAAAGGCCTGGATTCTTCGACAATGTTATCCCCAGTG ATGACTGTGAAGAAGCCTTTCAGTCCCTGAAGCAGATTGTGAAGGAGTACCTGTTGCTAGAGGAGCAGGATGATGGGGAAAACAACAGAGCATCTCCTGACAACACCTCAGTGG gtCACGAACCAGAGGAAAAGCTACTTTCACCCCTGTCAAGGTCTACACCTCACTCAGCCATGGCTCTTGATCCATCACATTTGTCCTACAGGAACTATTTCACCAAGATCCAGGCAGAGCTCAGCCCACAGAAGAGCCCGGCA GAGCTAGCCTCCATCGCAAGGCGAGAGCAGCTGGTGAGAGAGGCTATAGTGGGGAAGAGTCCAGGGGTCTATAGCCAGCTCttcaaaag ctcTGCTCAAACAGCGCAAGTACAGAATCAGGATCCTGGTACCCGTGTGAGTGAAGACAGCAG CAGCTGGGACGAGTCTCGTGCTAGTTCTGCACTGTCCGTGCCCAGTTCAGCTGGGGCCTTGTCCAACCTAGTGGAGCCACTAGATATCTCTGTCCTGGGTCAAGCCTTGGAAACACCCAAAG GTCAAACTACTGAAGACCTCCCTCCTGGCACAGATCAGATGGATTTGGTCGCGTCTTCGCCTTCTGACAGACGTCCTGGTTCCAATGCTTTGCCCATCCTGCCACCAATCCCTACTGGACGCAAGACCCCTGCAGCATCCAGCCCTGCTCCTTCACCCAGACCCAGCCCAAAcccagcaggaggagagggaagcgTGCAGACAAAGATGGCTAGCACTGAATCTGAAATCTAA